The following are encoded together in the Campylobacter devanensis genome:
- the tkt gene encoding transketolase, protein MYKKQADTIRFLCADMVQKANSGHPGAPMGLADIVTVLSTHLNHNPKNPNWLNRDRLVFSGGHASSLVYSFLHLSGYDVSLDDLKAFRQLHSKTPGHPEIETAGVEIATGPLGQGVANAVGFAMAAKSAQNLLGSDIINHKVYCLCGDGDLQEGISYEACALAGKHNLDNLVIIYDSNEITIEGDTSIAWAEDVKVRFEAAGFEVAKIDGHSYDEIEFALNEAKNKTKPYLIIAKTKIAKGAGELEGSHHAHGAPLGAEIIAKAKEAAGFDPNLSFFVDDDVKFWFNLALERGDLANALWDKKVSELSQDKKELLNSLLNPDFSKIEFPVFNAQKIATRDSNGKILNAIAAALPGFIGGSADLAPSNKTELKGFGEYPNGKNLHFGIREHAMAAICNAYARYGIFIPFSATFFIFSDYLKAGARLAALMKLKHYFIWTHDSIGVGEDGPTHEPIEQLSTFRAMPNFYTFRPADGVENVECWKVALRLNAPCAFVCSRQGLNPLDEPKFGSVANGAYLIKESQNPQITLVASGSEVGLCLEASKLLENSGIGVNVVSAPCFDLLCEQESSYINRIFAPQTKILAVEAATALEWYKFADNVLGMRSFGASAPADELFKYFGFSATNVANIAKDMIK, encoded by the coding sequence ATGTATAAAAAACAGGCCGATACAATAAGATTTTTATGTGCTGATATGGTGCAAAAAGCAAATTCAGGTCACCCAGGTGCGCCAATGGGGCTAGCTGATATAGTTACAGTTTTAAGCACTCATCTAAACCATAATCCTAAAAATCCAAATTGGTTAAATCGTGATAGATTAGTCTTTAGCGGTGGTCATGCTAGTAGTTTGGTATATAGTTTTTTACACCTTAGTGGGTATGATGTTAGCTTGGATGATTTAAAGGCGTTTCGCCAACTCCACTCTAAGACTCCAGGCCATCCCGAGATAGAGACTGCTGGTGTAGAGATCGCTACAGGGCCTCTTGGCCAAGGCGTTGCAAACGCAGTTGGCTTTGCTATGGCTGCAAAATCAGCTCAAAATTTACTAGGTAGCGATATTATCAATCATAAGGTATATTGCCTATGTGGCGATGGTGATTTGCAAGAAGGGATTAGCTACGAGGCCTGTGCATTAGCTGGCAAGCATAATCTTGATAACCTTGTAATAATTTATGATAGCAATGAGATCACAATAGAAGGCGATACATCTATAGCTTGGGCTGAAGATGTTAAGGTTAGATTTGAAGCGGCTGGATTTGAAGTTGCTAAGATAGATGGTCATAGCTATGATGAGATTGAATTTGCCCTAAATGAAGCCAAAAACAAAACAAAACCATATCTCATAATTGCCAAAACCAAAATCGCTAAAGGTGCTGGCGAGCTAGAAGGCAGCCACCACGCTCATGGCGCTCCGCTTGGTGCTGAGATTATAGCTAAGGCTAAAGAAGCAGCCGGATTTGATCCGAATTTGAGTTTTTTTGTAGATGATGATGTGAAATTTTGGTTTAATCTAGCCTTAGAAAGGGGCGATTTGGCAAATGCCTTATGGGATAAGAAAGTAAGCGAGTTAAGCCAAGACAAAAAAGAGCTATTGAATTCACTCTTAAATCCTGATTTTAGCAAGATAGAATTTCCTGTTTTTAACGCTCAAAAGATAGCTACAAGAGATAGCAATGGTAAAATTTTAAACGCTATCGCCGCTGCTTTGCCAGGTTTTATAGGTGGTAGTGCGGATTTAGCACCTAGTAATAAAACAGAGTTAAAGGGCTTTGGTGAGTATCCAAACGGCAAAAATCTACACTTTGGTATCAGAGAACACGCTATGGCTGCTATCTGTAATGCTTATGCTAGGTATGGAATTTTCATCCCATTTAGTGCGACATTTTTTATATTTAGCGACTATCTCAAAGCTGGAGCTAGACTTGCGGCGTTAATGAAGCTTAAACACTATTTTATCTGGACGCACGATAGTATCGGAGTAGGTGAAGATGGCCCAACACATGAGCCAATTGAGCAGCTTAGTACATTTAGAGCAATGCCGAATTTCTATACATTTCGCCCAGCTGATGGCGTGGAAAATGTAGAGTGTTGGAAGGTTGCGCTTAGGCTTAATGCACCGTGTGCTTTTGTCTGTTCAAGACAGGGATTGAATCCATTAGATGAGCCTAAATTTGGTAGCGTGGCAAATGGTGCTTATCTCATCAAAGAGAGCCAAAATCCGCAAATTACACTAGTAGCTAGCGGTAGTGAGGTTGGATTATGCCTTGAAGCATCTAAATTATTAGAAAATAGCGGTATTGGCGTAAATGTCGTCTCTGCACCGTGTTTTGATCTATTATGCGAGCAAGAGTCTAGCTATATTAATCGCATATTTGCACCACAAACAAAAATCTTAGCCGTAGAGGCTGCAACAGCGCTTGAGTGGTATAAATTTGCTGATAATGTGCTTGGAATGAGATCATTTGGTGCTTCAGCTCCAGCTGATGAGCTATTTAAATATTTTGGATTTAGTGCCACAAATGTAGCTAATATCGCTAAAGATATGATAAAATAA
- a CDS encoding polyprenyl synthetase family protein, translating into MSFLEYLESNLPSVESFHPHFNEALAWVLKAGGKHFRAQLVIGTAKAINPLCDPYAAALAVELLHTYSLIHDDLPAMDNANLRRGVPTLHVKYDEVTAILAGDALNTAAFGVLANSNLPPHIAIKCIQVLSKNGGLDGMVIGQAIDCYFENKKLSLDELEFLHLHKTGALIAASMQIGAIVAGASDEESNDIYKAGLKLGLAFQIHDDIIDATSSSDKAGKPTNNDSSKNSFTNLLGVDKAIEARDELEKQIINQIQNQDVKELVTNLINKYLKG; encoded by the coding sequence ATGAGCTTTCTAGAGTATCTAGAATCAAATTTGCCTAGCGTAGAGAGTTTTCATCCGCATTTTAATGAAGCTCTTGCTTGGGTTTTAAAAGCTGGAGGAAAGCATTTTCGTGCCCAATTAGTTATAGGCACTGCAAAGGCCATTAATCCATTGTGCGATCCATATGCAGCAGCTTTAGCTGTGGAGCTTTTGCATACATATTCGCTCATCCACGATGATCTTCCAGCGATGGATAATGCTAATCTTCGCCGTGGTGTGCCAACCTTGCATGTAAAATATGATGAGGTTACTGCAATCTTAGCTGGAGATGCGCTAAATACTGCAGCATTTGGAGTGTTGGCTAATTCAAATTTACCGCCACACATTGCTATAAAATGTATACAAGTATTAAGTAAAAATGGCGGCCTTGATGGAATGGTAATTGGTCAAGCCATTGATTGCTATTTTGAAAATAAAAAGTTAAGCTTAGATGAGCTTGAGTTTTTACATCTGCATAAAACAGGTGCATTAATTGCTGCTAGTATGCAAATTGGTGCAATAGTAGCTGGTGCAAGTGATGAAGAGTCTAATGATATATATAAGGCTGGTTTAAAGCTAGGTCTTGCATTTCAAATTCATGATGATATAATAGATGCTACAAGTAGTAGCGATAAAGCTGGAAAACCTACAAATAATGATAGTTCCAAAAACTCATTTACAAATTTACTTGGTGTTGATAAAGCCATAGAAGCTAGAGATGAGCTAGAAAAGCAAATTATCAATCAAATTCAAAATCAAGATGTAAAAGAGTTGGTTACAAACTTAATAAACAAATACCTAAAAGGATAA
- a CDS encoding DUF7488 domain-containing protein yields MRKILAAILVVGAILHAAPEPTIADRTAIYDKMRESQFNYKDQTAISLNGEYAAVVYDKANPLNKKDYIKFDPYLGLYLVRPGFSLRGAFMLDELDSKQDMWVMTLQENITNMGHIKSFGSELGQFDELSFKTGKVGMLVCDCASMVGISLGDDKFIPNRYLKHFMRYDDVYYGDIGVKFSEDNATIKVQSVNPFGSGKELKSSDIVVSVNGKTPKNLREINEMVLFADKGSVLKFEIKRDGKPLSYDVKMANITVKNLDIKEAESNKTAIKKTQPKSKFSSEFGASFNKSLVITSIKANSKAAKLGLKAGDKIMQIDGVAIKSISKIDELMKNKSGLVYILVSRDDFQFFVRVNR; encoded by the coding sequence GTGAGAAAGATTTTGGCTGCTATTTTAGTGGTTGGGGCGATTTTGCATGCCGCCCCAGAGCCGACAATCGCTGATAGAACGGCGATTTATGATAAAATGCGTGAGTCGCAGTTTAACTACAAAGATCAAACAGCAATCTCTTTAAATGGTGAATATGCTGCTGTTGTTTATGATAAGGCAAATCCACTAAATAAAAAGGATTATATTAAATTTGACCCATATTTAGGGCTATATTTGGTTAGACCAGGGTTTTCTTTGCGTGGTGCATTTATGCTTGATGAGCTCGATAGTAAGCAAGATATGTGGGTTATGACGCTACAAGAAAACATTACAAATATGGGGCATATTAAGAGTTTTGGTAGTGAATTAGGTCAATTTGATGAGCTTAGCTTTAAAACAGGTAAGGTTGGAATGCTAGTATGCGATTGCGCTTCAATGGTAGGAATTAGCCTAGGCGATGATAAATTTATTCCAAATAGATATTTAAAGCATTTTATGCGATATGACGATGTGTATTATGGTGATATTGGAGTTAAATTTAGCGAAGATAATGCTACTATAAAAGTTCAAAGTGTAAATCCATTTGGTTCAGGCAAGGAGCTTAAAAGCTCTGATATAGTCGTCTCAGTAAATGGCAAAACGCCAAAAAATTTAAGAGAAATAAATGAGATGGTGCTATTTGCCGATAAGGGTTCGGTGCTTAAATTTGAGATAAAGCGTGATGGAAAACCACTAAGCTACGATGTAAAAATGGCAAATATTACAGTTAAAAATTTAGATATAAAAGAAGCTGAGAGCAATAAAACTGCAATTAAAAAAACACAGCCAAAGTCTAAATTTTCATCTGAATTTGGTGCTAGCTTTAATAAATCATTAGTTATTACAAGCATTAAGGCTAATTCAAAAGCTGCAAAATTAGGACTAAAAGCTGGTGATAAGATTATGCAAATTGATGGCGTAGCAATTAAAAGTATTTCTAAAATAGATGAGTTAATGAAAAATAAAAGTGGATTAGTATATATTTTAGTTTCTAGAGATGATTTTCAGTTTTTTGTGCGAGTAAATAGATGA
- a CDS encoding YbaB/EbfC family nucleoid-associated protein translates to MFKDFDFSKMGEMLAQAQQKASEFEAQIAAKEFESKSGGGLISVKINGKAEILDICIDDSLLEDKDSLQILLISAVNDAIKLANDEKQNAAASLLGGFGGIR, encoded by the coding sequence ATGTTTAAGGATTTTGATTTTTCAAAAATGGGTGAAATGTTGGCTCAAGCCCAGCAAAAAGCAAGCGAATTTGAGGCGCAGATTGCCGCAAAAGAGTTTGAGAGTAAATCAGGCGGTGGATTAATTAGTGTTAAGATTAATGGCAAGGCCGAAATTCTAGATATTTGCATAGATGATTCCTTGCTTGAAGATAAGGATAGCTTGCAAATTTTGCTAATTTCAGCCGTGAATGATGCTATTAAACTAGCTAACGATGAAAAGCAAAATGCAGCCGCATCTTTACTTGGCGGTTTTGGAGGTATAAGGTGA
- the panD gene encoding aspartate 1-decarboxylase translates to MKIQMLASKIHRATVTDANLNYVGSITIDENLMKAANLIEFQKVEILDVNNGERFATYVIKGEKEGEICLNGAAARKVCIGDIIIIVSYATMSVKKAKKFKPTIVHVDSNNKIDD, encoded by the coding sequence ATGAAAATACAGATGCTAGCTAGCAAAATTCACAGAGCCACAGTAACTGATGCAAATTTAAACTATGTAGGCTCTATTACAATTGATGAAAATCTGATGAAGGCTGCAAATTTAATCGAATTTCAAAAGGTTGAAATCTTAGATGTAAATAATGGTGAGAGATTTGCAACTTATGTAATAAAAGGGGAAAAAGAGGGCGAAATATGTTTAAATGGAGCAGCTGCTAGAAAGGTTTGTATAGGTGATATTATTATAATAGTTAGTTATGCTACAATGAGTGTAAAAAAGGCTAAAAAATTTAAACCAACTATTGTTCATGTAGATTCAAATAATAAAATAGATGACTAA
- a CDS encoding UDP-N-acetylmuramoyl-L-alanyl-D-glutamate--2,6-diaminopimelate ligase — MKIALNNGFLTDNSNDVTTGAYFVVTNSNSKYADDALDAGAKLISPRQAIEILGLKERIKIIGITGTNGKTTTAFLLAHTLSNLGYKCAISGTCGSFVDGRQIAKKGLTTSQILETLSYIKEAVECDCKYFIMEVSSHAIAQNRIEGLEFALKIFTNLSQDHLDFHKSFDEYARVKSSFLSDSSDKIINCDDKNISYNALNALTYSLKNGNIIASNFELKDGIISTIQSKSEIANLSLNLHGKFNLYNALGVIAASKKLLNLDLQSICNALKGFSGVAGRMEIVSPDIIVDFAHTPDGIEKVLSSITERELIVVFGAGGDRDKSKRAIMGQIVAKYAKVAIVTSDNPRSEDPNSIIEQVASKMPPNTIKITDRKEAIKRAIDIQNGEVLLILGKGDEDYQEINGIKYPFSDQKIVKEILSNKG; from the coding sequence ATGAAAATAGCCTTAAATAATGGATTTTTAACTGATAATTCTAATGATGTTACGACTGGGGCTTATTTTGTAGTTACTAATTCAAATTCAAAATATGCAGATGATGCGCTAGATGCTGGAGCAAAACTAATTAGCCCACGACAAGCTATAGAGATTTTAGGACTTAAAGAACGTATAAAAATTATTGGAATTACAGGTACAAATGGCAAGACTACAACGGCGTTTTTACTTGCTCATACCCTCTCAAATTTGGGCTATAAATGTGCTATTAGTGGGACATGTGGATCATTTGTAGATGGTAGGCAGATTGCTAAAAAAGGGTTGACAACTAGTCAAATTCTAGAGACTCTAAGCTATATAAAAGAAGCAGTTGAATGTGATTGTAAATATTTTATAATGGAGGTTAGCTCTCATGCTATAGCGCAAAATCGTATTGAAGGGCTAGAATTTGCTTTAAAAATTTTTACGAATTTAAGTCAAGACCATTTAGATTTTCATAAAAGCTTTGATGAGTACGCTAGAGTTAAATCAAGCTTTTTATCAGATTCAAGCGATAAAATTATAAATTGCGACGATAAAAATATTAGCTATAATGCTTTAAATGCACTTACCTACTCATTAAAAAACGGCAACATAATCGCTAGTAATTTTGAGTTAAAAGATGGCATAATATCAACTATACAAAGCAAGAGCGAAATAGCAAATTTAAGCCTAAATTTGCATGGTAAATTTAATCTCTATAACGCTCTTGGCGTTATTGCTGCAAGCAAGAAGTTGCTAAATTTAGACCTTCAATCTATTTGCAATGCTTTAAAAGGCTTTAGTGGAGTAGCTGGTAGAATGGAGATAGTATCTCCTGATATTATTGTAGATTTTGCACATACACCAGATGGGATAGAAAAAGTTTTAAGCTCCATAACAGAAAGAGAGTTGATAGTAGTCTTTGGTGCTGGTGGTGATAGAGATAAAAGTAAGCGAGCTATAATGGGACAAATAGTTGCGAAATATGCTAAGGTTGCAATCGTAACAAGCGATAACCCTCGTAGCGAAGATCCAAATTCAATAATAGAACAAGTTGCTTCTAAAATGCCGCCAAATACCATTAAAATTACCGATCGTAAAGAGGCCATTAAAAGGGCAATAGATATACAAAATGGCGAAGTTTTACTCATTTTAGGTAAAGGAGATGAGGATTATCAAGAGATAAATGGGATAAAGTATCCATTTAGCGATCAAAAAATAGTAAAAGAAATATTAAGCAATAAAGGATAA
- a CDS encoding NifU family protein, whose translation MIPFSDEELYEPILESLKVVMPMLERDGGGMKLLGIKNGVVYVQLIGHCNGCAASGQTLKFGIEKQIRNDIHPELTVVNIPIGQEFDISKM comes from the coding sequence ATGATACCATTTAGCGATGAGGAGCTATATGAGCCAATTTTAGAGAGCCTTAAAGTTGTAATGCCTATGCTTGAGCGTGATGGTGGCGGTATGAAGCTTTTAGGGATTAAAAATGGAGTTGTTTATGTGCAATTAATAGGACATTGTAACGGCTGTGCTGCAAGTGGTCAGACGCTTAAATTTGGGATTGAAAAGCAGATTCGCAACGATATTCATCCAGAATTGACAGTAGTAAATATTCCAATCGGTCAAGAATTTGATATATCAAAGATGTAA